CATTGGTATAAGCAGTGTTTATTCAAAGGAGCTTGAAGTCTCTCTTAAAGAAAAATATACCCcctgtatataaaataaacatataaataaatgtttcttttatagaCTTTTGGAGTctgaatttcagactcctgtggtttactgtatttacaaataaagcattataaacatacaaaaaattccagataaacaattaataaaaatcCACTCTGTAAAGTTACTCttataaacatagaaatattgctTGTACTAACCAGCCAGCCAGGAAATAACTGATCATCATTCCTGATGGTTCAAGCTGACCTTTCACCAGTAATCTACCACTGCTACACCCCATCAACATTGTTACTGCCCTCGCTGTCAACTTCTCTATCTCGTCACTGGAGAATATTCTACCACCACTACCATGACCACAAAATctgtaatatttatcatactgTTTGTATAACATTGTACATAATTACTTCAATAAATTGACGGTCATAACACCCTGATTTTTTTCTATGTCTAAATGACAGTAATGCTTGGGTCATATACACTGTTCAACTGCATTTGGAAAGGAGACACTAGTTTACCATTTCACGACTAGCAGTGAAATGACTTTCTTGAAGGCAAAGCAGATGTTAACAGATTTTGGTTGTAAAAATCTGCTGACTCACTGAcctggttcatgtgctctgcacagcATCTCATGGCCATCTACCTATGGACCAAGACTGaattcaataccttgaatagttattaagttatgctccagacacaaagTATGAGGGAAAAATCTGACCTTTGAGCTCTatttctgactttgacctttgacataccgaCCTGGTTTATGCACTTTGCACACTGCAGTggactgacagacagatggatgcaCCATCTCACAATAcatccatttttttccaaaacggaCGTATAAAAACAAGTTTGAAAGGTCAAGCATTTTTGAAGTAACCATGTTCTGCACCTTAATCTAACAAGTAGATACCAACTTCCAAATATACATTTGAGCTGAAAACAGGTGTGTGATTTAGTCAAAGACCTGATATAATTACTGTTTCTCCAATAGTGTAAAACTTGGCAGCTCAAAGTTAACAATATGGGGCAGTTTTATGTAATAAATCcttataaatgataaataaatgaatgaaatagtTACATGAGAAAGTCCTTGTTAGTGAGAGCATCTATAAACTGTTCACTACTAGGTCGACATCCAATCACACCTGTCCAGCCTTTCTCACTGAAATATAACACCAGTACTTGTACATTGATATGATGTAAAGTAGAATTACTATACAAATTtacaacttttcaaaataaaatgaatagaaattttacttgtttaatGAGAGTTAATCTAGTGGATTGGCACACCAAAGAAAATTCTGTTTCTTCATGAATACATATGCGAGTACTTCAAAAATTAAGTATGAAGTTTTAGTGGCCCCTTTGTGAAttccagaaaatatgaaaaaaacatttgGCAATACTGCTACtcaaactatttttttctattttatgctcTTGCACCAGTTAAGTGTAGAAAAGCAGGCAAATTTTAAGACACAAAATTTGGTACAGGTTCATCAAAATGTCAGTAAGATTTTGCATGGTTATTATGTCTAGCTCTGGCTGCAACCTTACCTTTCAAACCAGTCCTTGAAGAAATCCTGTGTCCTGGGCAAATCCGAGTCTGGATTTAGAATATAGAATGTATTTCTTGGATTAACTCCCTTTAGAAACACCGACTTCTTCTGAGTTTGGAGGTTGTTAAGCTGTGTCACCATGTGTGACAGGCAAGGCATCCGGGAAACAGACTTGTCCGATAAAATTGGTATACTCTCCCATGGAAGATGTTGCACAGTCTGAAATTAATAGGCTTATTGTGGGATTTTTGGTGATTCTGATATAATTTTTATGTTGTTAGGTCTGAtatcacatcgacacaattataggtcatactaCAACTTTTTAACTGTTGATGGTGGAGGCAAACCCAAGctgcccctctgggcattattccATGTTGGACAGATATCTGCATAGAAGgatcaaccttccgtaagccttcTGGATGCTTCCTCATATGTAAGAAATCTACAACCCAAGCAAGGTCTTGAAACCACAGCTACATGAGGCAAAAGATTCGAAGTTAGCAACTTACTAGCTCGGCTGTGGAAACGCCAGTTTCTGATCTCAAGACCAAAATGTTTTGGACATAAAGCAGCAGGTGATTAACTTTAAAAGCCATTTAAACAGTTATGGACATATAAATATTAGTTCTACAGCTGGCAATACATGATACAATATgttctgaaattatttcaaaaaaaaaaaataaactggaTGGAATTCTAACAACAGCTGTTTGTAAAATACAACTGCCACCTTCCCCCAAGTCAGTTCATTCAAGTATGCTGAATCACAAAATAGCTATATTTAAAAGAGTAATATTCCTTCATCAAAAAATAACTAAAGTTTAAGTTACAAAAGTACCTTATCAAGTATGAGGATTTTGTGCTGGTTATCTTTCTTGTCTGTACCCTTGTTGGAGTATTTCTTGAGTATAGAGACAATGCTGTCAATGTTTGAACTGTGCACACCGAGGATATCAGTTATACATTGTCCTATCTCCTTCTCTGTCCCTGCCTTGTGAGCTAACAGCAGCAACTGAAAATATTGTAATCAGAATACAAGGTGTATCTCTATATATCTTCttttaacaaaacttttttttatgttGGGTTTAGAGCGaaaccaacacaatttaggtcatatggcaacttttctagtttatggtagaggaagaccccaggtacttTTCTGGGCATTTTTTCAGACACAAGCAGGACCCTGGTTAGAACCACCACCCTATTGTAGgctagctagatggcttcctcacatgaagatttctacAACAAAACGAGGTTTGGAACCTACattggcaagtgatttgaaatcagcaacCTTAATAACTCAGCCTCGGAGAACACATTTTTACCAGAACTAAACTGATTTTATCTTATCACAAAACTTCTTTTTGAGGCAGTCACCTGATACACACAGAATGGAAGCTGAAAGTCAAAGGACTAAATTGTTTGTGATTTGATTAAAAGTCTGCTTTCTTGGAATGAAAATGCTACACCTACTTTATCTATCacacataaataaatatacctcaaTGTCCTTTCTTGTTACCACtttctttgttattttgttgACATCATTACAGGCAAGGTCAAGAGTCTTCTCTGAGAATTCTCCAGGAAGGACTGCACATCTCCAACACCCCAGCCAATGTTTCTCTATTCTGTCAACCAAGTTctgtaaaatgttgtaaaatatattacagttataATGTGTACTCTTTTTTTCTGTCCCTTTCTCCAATTCATTTCAGCTTGATATAACACCTTTAAAATTCGGATGTTTTTAAACTGATAATATCCTCCAAAGGGAAGCAATTTGGTTATGTCTGAAGTGTTACGAAACCACTCTTCCAGTATAATTTTTGATAACACATTTCCTCTGTGAAACATTTCACAAACTTGAGTATCCGTTACAGACCAATAAATTAATGAACTACTTGCCTCCATGTCTGTATCGAGTTTACGTCGAGTACTCCACCATTCTGTTGTTGATTCTATCTTGGCACTATCTGCATTTTGTTCCAACAGGGTACTGAAGTCCTTCAAGATGTGACGTCCCTGTCAACAGGTAACAACACGCAATCAATACTGCTTTTATAAGGAACATGGGACATTTTTGACAATGAACTTCCTTTTACCTTCTGTACTAGTCTAACCTGTTTGTTCTGTTCAGACTGACGATGAGTTCAAACAAAGGGTTTTGTGCAAATAATCCGAGTTCGAGTGAACAAACTTCTACTGTATTTTTCCTTTGAAGTAtcgtttcaaaataataattaaaataatcaaGCCTCAAAACTCTCTCTTTACTATCACATGTGCAGTGAAGTAAGTAAAAGCATACCTGTGGGGATGAGAAACCTGGTAGCTTCAGTATAACTGGCTCTTCATCTTTCACAAATCTTGTTAGAATcatctgtttccatggtaacccgaCACTTACAACTGACAACTGTACCACACACCAATctgtacatatattaaaacacacTGAGAACAGAAGTACAGGTCAAAAACAACATTGTGGGGACAGGAATTCACACCATAAAACTAATAGGAATTATATCACTTGTTCGAATCTGATGCAGTGGTTTGGCTAAATACGACATGTAGAATCAtcagtttccatggtaacccgaCACTTACAACTGACAACTGAGTTGTCAGTACCACACACCAATATGTACATTAAAACTCACTGAGAACAGAAGTACAggtcaaaaacaacaacattgtggGGACAGGAATTCATCAAAAACTAATAGGAATTATATCACTTGTTCAAATCTGATGCAGTGGTTTGGCTAAATACGACATGTATTAAAACTGAGAGTCTGAGacacacattttgacaaagttttatgaggATCAACTAGacaatgtgacttctagagttttATACGAGTTATTCTAGCactcaaattcaaacttgacctaaagatcaccaagaataacattctgaccaagttccacgaagatatggtcataaatgtggcctccagagtgttaacaagcttttccttcgatctgacctggtgacctagtttttgaacctacctgacccaaatttgaacttgacctaaagatcatcaagattaacattctgaccaagtttaattaagatatggccataaatgtggcctcctgtgttaacaagcttttcctttgatttgacctggtgacctagtttctgaacccaggtgacccaatatcgaatctatccaagattttattgagggtaacattctgaccaagttttattaaaattgggccaaaattgtgacctctagagtgttaacagtcaaattgttgacaactgacgacgacagacacagggcaatcacaaaagctcaccttgagcacgaATGAGCTAAATATCATTTTGCTCAGTAAAtatagtcaaaacatgaaatacaagagctgtcagtggacagcgcgctcgactactctcagtgcttgatagtataatataagctacgagtaaaactttaacattacaataagcattttctaagtcgaaaaggggccataatccagtcaaaatgcttgatagagttgcctcctcctttttacagactggggtcatgatggtaaacaagtatgcaaaatatcaaagcaatatctcaatggactttgaaaatatttggggtggtaagcaaactttaacatttattctaagtcgaaaaggggccataattcagtcaaaatgcttgatagagttgcctcctctgttttacagactggggtcatgatggtaaacaagtatgcaaaatatgaaagcaatatctcaatggactttgaaaatatttggggtggtacgcaaactttaacatttattctaagtcgaaaaggggccataattcagtcgaaatgcttgatagagttgcctcctccgttttacagactggggtcatgatggtaaacaagtatgcaaaagatgaaagcaatatctcaatggactttgaaaatatttggggtggtacgcaaactttaacatttgtatgaCGAGGATAGCtcccatattcttcgaatagtcgagctaaaaatgaaaatttgttttacattgtaatttcaaaataattttcactCCCGAGTACcagatcttacattttcacttgtggttATGCCActagtgaaaatattgcatctcgTATTCattcgtgaaagatatttcaatctttcagtgaaacaaataaatatcatctATATCTCAGTGGGTCTAAGTGACCTTACAGGCAATGAAATAAGAATATATGAGATACAGCAATGATACATCTTACCTTCAGGGATAGACTTGACCATGTCACTCAGTTTAAGATCATCACCACTGAACAACATACCATCTTGAACATGGCCTGCCTTGCTAACTGATGCACAACTGCTTTTCGATTCTCTCCTAAAATATACCAAAATCATATTACTTTGTTCATGACAAACATATAATCTactaaaatctgatattttacagataaaaagaGTTTTTGCTATGACCCATAATACCTGTTTTCTACTTAATCTAATAAACTTTTGAACTTTCTTAGTTCCTGTATCTGTTTTTGTCAGCAAAATTTTACTTGCATGTTTGAGTAGAGGACTAGCCTGTCTttgatattagaaaaaaatatatatatggcaCAATAGTTGCTAGAAATTATTTTACCTTATCTGCAAAAAACAACGTGGTTTggatttgttggatttaacgtcgcaccgacacatgataggtcatatggcgactttccagctttaatggtggaggaagaccccaggtgcccctccgtgcattatttcatcacgagcgggcacctgggtagaaccaccgaccttccgtaagccagctggatggcttcctcacatgaagaattcaacgccccgagtgaggctcgaacccgcatcgatgaggggcaagtgatttgaagtcagcgaccttaaccactcggccacggaggcccccaatgTGGTTTGGGTTGGAGGTGAATACTAGTACATTGAtttcaaatgttaaacaaaaGTAGTTGGTTTGTAAGGATATGATTTCTTGAATCAACACAACCTTTGAAATAAATCTCTACAAATAACTAATGTGCATTTAACAGTCAATTGCACAACGTATATCAGAATTAATGGTCCTGAGGAAGAACACATTGTCAactatttaaaacttaaatgtaaGTCTAACAACCTACTTTGCTTTCCTGCCCAAGTTCAATAAGACCTGATGTCTGAATGTAACTGCCATGGCATCACTGAGCAGGAAGGCAGCCCTCTGTGGGTCAGTGTCGAGGTAGTGGAGAGCTAACATGTGGCAAACATCCGAGTGTTGAGGGTTTGGAGGAAACTTACACAGCCTTTCATACAAACATTCCAACGCGGATATGATATCTGAACCACATGGCGATCTGTCTTCTAACAAACAGAAATAACAAATATTATTTAGTAAATGAATTATAACAAATCTCTGCTTTATTGTTATAAAATACCACAGTAAATAATCTAAATCTTCGCAAAATGTTTCTAAATCTTAAACTTGTAACTCAGGCTAACAGATGGAAGTTCAAATCATTTCAGATCATAGCTTTCATAAAGAAACTTTCATTCTTTAATACAGCTGTTTCCAACCTTATTAATCCAACAAGatcaaagtttcaacattttccagtAGAAATACAGAAGAAAACTTTACCTGATGCATCCATTTCTACACAGGATACCCTTGGCTCATCCATCAAGTCCATATGAGTGAGTTCATTCATACTGGCTAGACGTCCACTTCGCATCTTCTCCACAGTTCTACTGGTATCATGGCTGTCTTCTCCACTTGAACTACCCTCCTCTTTCTTACTTTCAGTAGTTCCAACAGTATCTTCTTCATAAGCATCATCAGCCTTTGCTGCTACTGCTTTACCACGTTTCCTGGACTTGTTACCAGCTTTGGATTTTGGAACAGTTTCTCCTCTCATGATTTCTATTGGTTCTAAATCAATGTCTAATTTAACTTCTATATCATCTAACTGTCCTACCACTAATTCTCCTTGTTCTATTACAGGTTCTGGAAGACTTACGTCTCTTGCTCTTTCTGTGTCATTGTCACCAATATCTGAATATCTATCATCATCTAAAGTTAACTCTTCTAAAGAAATTTCTAATTCACATTCATCTAATTCATCACTGTTCTTTCTAACCATTTCTGTATTATCAGGGCCCCTTTTTGGTCTTCCTCTCCTAGAACTAGTTTTAGCTTTTGGTATACTTTCATTTTCCTTATTATCAACTTCCATACACACATTCTGCTCATCCTCATTACTTGGTTTTCTTGGCACACCACTTGCTTTCTTGCCCCTTTGTGATCCCTTTGTTTGCTTTCCCCTTCCTGTTTTTGATACCTTAGCAACAACTGGAGAAGCTTCAAGTCCAAAATCAAacacatcattttttatttgattaaggCCACTGTTTAGTTTTTCCAATTGACCAGTATCACCATCTGCTCCCTTCTCCCTCAAGACATTAATACTGTTTCCAGTTTTATTACTTTCATCAGCATTAAGCATAACTATACTATTTTCAGTACTCTTTTCAACATTCTTTATTTTATCACCAACTGGTTTTCTTCCAGATCTTTTTGGAATTCCAGATTTTCTTGTTTTATCTTTACTATCAACATCTTCATCAGTTTGTCCTTCCGTGTCATTTATAGCTGATGTGGAACTgcatttttcctttttcatttttctagGTTTCCTCTTTATTTGTTCGACATGAGAATTATCTACAGTGTTACTACCTGACATATCATCACTGGTCTGAGCAGGAAAGTTCAATTTACAAgcaatacttttttcatcaaCAGGATCTTCTGCTATTGTAAATGCTGGCTTTTTACTGCTTGGATTTCTTGGTTCAGTTTTGCACTTGGACTTTATTCTAGAACTTTTTGAGGACTTTGGTGCCACTCTTGGTGTAACAGGTTTTGGTTCTGGAAAAACAAGCATATCATCTTCTTCATCACTGGCCATCAGCTGTTCTAGAACCATCATTCTATTTGTCGCAGGTGTAGTTAAAGCTACCTTAGATTTTTTAGCAATGAACTGTGACTTTGGTGTGTTCACTGAATCCATGACAGACTTTGCCACA
The Mercenaria mercenaria strain notata chromosome 10, MADL_Memer_1, whole genome shotgun sequence genome window above contains:
- the LOC123559936 gene encoding uncharacterized protein LOC123559936, whose translation is MEMLGVQSMEAEYEKALSTAESLDCILSSENQSKDISLIQSTKVCKRKSQSTDDQLCKSSVSQAENFGFEDLATSTVKPSAGSLDKTPERLYKKEELDSEKKNKMKKLKAPNCSCMVADCDQCPDLVRHRLCMKAGIVLSDFLAQTDMRSAADILLTDMQSKFEILSDICSDSTNSLNDFGLPNEKSLVKNGHIHDPQLLYTCLEAGCIKAESYLHQKDFNKVHQVWKTFQNLEKSGSLKNVLHSNILLTRLALCDASGYMLSLHEPQTKLNQSETGSRINQSDIDKKMEDTTQKLENLSIKPRRKVSFEGEDESWTITGTCMKIAKKITKFAEDMMSPVAKSVMDSVNTPKSQFIAKKSKVALTTPATNRMMVLEQLMASDEEDDMLVFPEPKPVTPRVAPKSSKSSRIKSKCKTEPRNPSSKKPAFTIAEDPVDEKSIACKLNFPAQTSDDMSGSNTVDNSHVEQIKRKPRKMKKEKCSSTSAINDTEGQTDEDVDSKDKTRKSGIPKRSGRKPVGDKIKNVEKSTENSIVMLNADESNKTGNSINVLREKGADGDTGQLEKLNSGLNQIKNDVFDFGLEASPVVAKVSKTGRGKQTKGSQRGKKASGVPRKPSNEDEQNVCMEVDNKENESIPKAKTSSRRGRPKRGPDNTEMVRKNSDELDECELEISLEELTLDDDRYSDIGDNDTERARDVSLPEPVIEQGELVVGQLDDIEVKLDIDLEPIEIMRGETVPKSKAGNKSRKRGKAVAAKADDAYEEDTVGTTESKKEEGSSSGEDSHDTSRTVEKMRSGRLASMNELTHMDLMDEPRVSCVEMDASEDRSPCGSDIISALECLYERLCKFPPNPQHSDVCHMLALHYLDTDPQRAAFLLSDAMAVTFRHQVLLNLGRKAKRESKSSCASVSKAGHVQDGMLFSGDDLKLSDMVKSIPEDWCVVQLSVVSVGLPWKQMILTRFVKDEEPVILKLPGFSSPQGRHILKDFSTLLEQNADSAKIESTTEWWSTRRKLDTDMENLVDRIEKHWLGCWRCAVLPGEFSEKTLDLACNDVNKITKKVVTRKDIELLLLAHKAGTEKEIGQCITDILGVHSSNIDSIVSILKKYSNKGTDKKDNQHKILILDKTVQHLPWESIPILSDKSVSRMPCLSHMVTQLNNLQTQKKSVFLKGVNPRNTFYILNPDSDLPRTQDFFKDWFESEKGWTGVIGCRPSSEQFIDALTNKDFLIFCGHGSGGRIFSSDEIEKLTARAVTMLMGCSSGRLLVKGQLEPSGMMISYFLAGCPSMVANLWDVTDKDIDKFTENLIKTWMSSNHGTYLTKLVQSSRAVCKLKYLNGLAPVVYGLPVFINKGKK